In Gimesia panareensis, the genomic window CATTCCGGTCGTCAATAAAATTGACCTGCCCGTAACCCGCATCGATGAAGTACTGGAAGAAGTCGAGTCTGTTGTCGGCCTCGATCCTGAAGAGGCACTCAAAGTCAGTGCCAAGAGCGGTATCGGGATTGAAGAGGTCCTCGACGCGATTGTCGAGCGCATCGATCCTCCACAGGGTTCCCCCGATGCCCCGCTGCAGGCGCTGGTCTTCGACAGTAAATACGATCATTATCGCGGCGTCGTGACTTACGTCCGTGTCGTGCAGGGTACCATTGAAAAAGGGAAGACCGTCGTGCTCATGCGGGGCGGCACTAAACTTGACATCATTGAAATCGGCCAGTTCACGCCGCACATGAAAGCCGTCAAATCACTGGGTCCCGGTCAGGTAGGTTACCTGGTGAGCGGTGCCAAAGAACTGAGTCTGGTCCATGTGGGGGACACCATCGCCGACCCCAAAAATCTGCCGGCAGCTCCCCTACCCGGTTACCAGACACCACAGCAGATGGTGTTCTGCGGCATGTACCCGATTGAAGCGACCGACTTTGAAAAACTGCGGGAAGAGTTACAGAAGTTGAGCCTCAACGATGCCAGCTTCAGCTTCGTTCCGGAAACCAGTGATGCGCTGGGCTTCGGTTTCCGTTGTGGCTTCCTGGGCATGCTGCACATGGAGATCATTCAGCAGCGACTGGAACAGGAATTCAACATCGACCTGCTGCAGACCGCCCCGAACGTGACCTACGAAATCAAGGAACGCAGCGGCGAAGTCGTACACATCGACAATCCCCAGGACGTTCCGGATGCCAGCCGCATCGATGAATTCCGCGAGCCGATCGCGCTGGTGAATTTCATCCTCCCGTCAGAAAACATCGGCACGATTATGCAGCTCTGTTCCGACCGGCGCGGCATCTACAAGAACACAGAATATCTGGGCACCAACCGGGCGCAGCTGGTCTACGAACTACCGCTGGCGGAAATCGTCTATGACATGTACGACCGCCTGAAAAGTGCCACCAAGGGTTACGGCACCATGGACTACGATATCATCGGTTACCGTCCTGCCGATCTGGTCAAGATGGACATCCTCGTCAAAGGCGAACGCGTCGACGCCCTTTCCACGATTGTCCATCGTTCGCAGTCTGAACGCCGCGGCCGTGCACTGGCCAAACGCCTGAAGGAAGAGATTTCCAAGCACCAGTTTGAGATCCCCATCCAGGCTGCGATTGGCGGGAAGATTATCGCCCGCGAAACCATCAAGGCGCTCCGCAAGAACGTGACCGCCAAATGTTACGGGGGTGACATCACCCGTAAACGCAAGCTGTGGGAAAAACAGAAAGAGGGGAAAAAACGCCTCAAACAGTTCGGACAGGTCGAAATTCCCCAGAAGGCCTTCCTCGCAGTCCTGGATGCCACCAAGGAAGAGTAACCTTACTCTTCCACGTCTGCCAAGAGTGCTTCGAGGGCCTGCGTGCAGCCTTTCATCGAGATCACGGCCTGCTCGAAGTTCGTGTGCAGGGAGGCTTCCGGAGCATCCAGCGCGAACTGATCGGTGGCCTTCCGCAGCTTGCTGATCTTTTTCTTCAGCATCTTGAGATACGCGTCGGGATCATCCACGCGGGTTTCCAGCGCCCGTGAGGCATCGAACACGGCCCGGGTAATGCCCATGAGCTCCGGATAGTCTTCGGCTTCATCGCAGTGCTTGATAAAGGTCCGCACCATCCAGGCATGTGCCAGAATAACCTGGCTGCGTTCTACCAGTTCCTGTTTGCTGATCGACATGACGTCACTCTGATCTGAAACTCAACAGTGATAACCGGCGGACACTTCTAACGTGCCCGCGTTTTCCTGGCTCTGAAATTAACGCTTCAGAACCAGACTTGCAAGAGTTGAGTCAGATCGCATCAGATGGCGTGCGTGAAGTCGTCACCGCGATAGTATTCGTAGAACAGCCGCCCGATTTCATCACTGAGTCGCGACAGGTATTCTTTCTTGAACTTGGAGAACGTGACTTCCGAAGTCGCCCGGGGTGCCCGCAGCGGATAGAAGGATGTGATCTCTTTACTGTAGAGTTTTTCGCCTTCGCCACTGTCATCCATTTCGTAGACCGTCACCATCCCTTCGGCACGACCACGGTACAGGTCGGAACTGTTTTCTTCATACAGACTGTATTTATGCAGTTCGACGTGGATCACGTAGGTGACATCAAAAGCTTCGCCGATTTCTTCCGGTTTGTCCCAGTCGGGGTTCTCATCGATCCAGGCGCGAATCCGGTCTGGATTGACCACTTTCACTCCGTGCTGATGCAGGCGGAAGGTGGTGTATTTCGCCAGGTCGTTGTGAATCCCGTCAAAGTTATACTGCAGTTCCAGAGGGGCATAGCAGACGATCGCCACCGTCACATCCTTGTCGGTCAGGGACTTCTGCGTCTGGGCATCGAAGTCCGGCTCGATCGAAGGCGGGCCCCCGATCAGGTAACCCAGCAGAATGAAATAGTTACAGCCCGACAAAGTCGTACACAACACCAGCACCAGTGCCAGCTTGCTGACTGCCTGCAGAAACCGCTTATGAATACGTTGTTTCAACGAAAAACTGTTCATCGTGTGATCCTTCACAACTCCGAATTGATGTTTTGATCGGCCCGCTCTTGCTTTGTTTTCAGTCTCGATCAATAAATATCTTCACTGGAATGATAGTTATAGAAGAAGCGACCAATCTGATCGGCGATGCGATCAAGGTATTTTTTTCTGAAGACTTTAGCTGATTCCTGTTCGATCGAGACCGGCATGTGGCTGGGGTACTCCGAAGTGTAGTCGCTCTCGAAGACAGACAACGCCCGGCGGATTCCATCGACTTCATGGACTTCATACGCAGCCACGGTCCCGAAGGTTTTCCCGCGGAGCAGGTTGGGACTGTTGGGTTCGCGATAGTCAAACTCGTCGATGTCCACGTGGATGATGTAATCCACTTTGAAGTTTTCCGCGAGTTCATCGACGTCGTTCCAGACGCCTCCGTTATCATCGAGCCAGGTCGCAACTTCACCGGTATCCTGCACCTCGATGCCCTGGCGTTTCAGGTCATAGGTAATCTGTTCCAGCAGATCGTAATTCAGCGACGGGTAATCGGAACGAATCGACTCGGGAGTCGAACAGATCACCAGCACTTTCTTCTGCTCCTCGGACAGATCAACGTTGGTCCGTTTCGTAAATTCACAGGTCAGCAGGGGATCACCAAAAAATAATTTTCCGGCCATGACGCCCAGAGAACATCCGCTGGCTTCCAGACAGACCAGGACCAGCAGCACCAGGACGCAACACCGCCGGTGAGTGCAGAATCTGCTTTTCGTCTGTTGTTTTGTTCGCATCATTTCAGCCATCCTTGGCATGAACCGCTAAGATTTGTCGTAATTGATTTGATTTGAAAGGCAGGTTCTCACGCGCGCTGAAGGCGCGTAAGTATTTAAAAGGTCAACCTGAGCGCCCACTCCATCACGGTGATCGAGACCAGACCACACACGAGCCAGAGCAGACAGATTTCAGGATTGGAGACCAGCCAGAGCCGTCGGTGATACACGCTGATCCAGGACCAGGGAATCATTGCCAGACAGACCAGTGCCAGGACCAAACCGGAAGTATTGGCCTGGGCAGACTGACGAAGCTGACCTCGAACAAAATGTGAAAAGGAAGTCGTCATCCCACAACTGGGACAGGGAATGGATAATTGATTTCGAATAACGCAGGGTGAAAAACCGAGTTGTTGATGTGAACCGAATCCACGCGGATCCGGCTGAATTCGAATCGCAACACAAAACCCGCCAATCAGGAACAGGCTCCAGCCGACGAGCAGCAACCGCAGTTTCCATCCAATGCGAATGCCCGGATGCAATTCACGCAGCGCCGACAACAGCTGATTGCCTGATGTTTTGGCTGTAGGTTTTGGGTTGAAATTCATTTTTGAGAATGAGAGAAGCCGAGGTTTATCAGTTCTATTATTTTACTGCAAGACCAGTTCAGGAAAATGTCCGCCTGCTCCTGTCAGGTTACCATTTATTACGGCCCCGTCCACACTCCCTGGTAAACTTCGACGGCGGGACCGGTCATAAAGACCTCGTCCGAGTCGGCCCATTCCAGTCGTAAATCACCACCGGGCAAGTGGATAAGTACATTCCGTTCAGACCGTCCCGTCAGGACGCCTGCGACAGCAGAGGCACAGGCACCAGTACCACAAGCCTGGGTTTCCCCGGAACCTCGCTCCCAGACCCGCATCTTCAGCTCGGCCGGTGAAACGACTTCGATGAATTCCGCATTGACCCGGTTCGGGAACATGGGATGCACTTCGACTTTTGGTCCCACCCCGTGGACCCAGTGATCGTTCAACTCGTCCACGAAGGTGATGCAGTGCGGATTCCCCATCGAGACGCAGGTCACCTTAAGGCTCTGATCGCCCAGTTCCAGTTCCGCATCGACCGGGGGATCTCCGGGCAGCAGGGTCGGGATCTCGGCGCTGTTCAGAATCGGCTTGCCCATATTCACGCGGACCTGGCTGACGCGACTGCCCGCCAGTTCGAGATCCAGGTGCAGCACACCGGCCCCGGTTTCAATCTTCAGCGTCTGCTGTTTCGCAATGCCATGATCGTAGACATATTTGGCCACACAACGCACACCGTTGCCGCACATTTCAGACTCGCTGCCATCCGCGTTGAACATCCGCATCCGGGCGTCCGCCTTCTCGGACGGGCAGATCAGAATCAGACCGTCCGAACCGATCCCCTTATGGCGATCACTGACCGCCACCGCCAGGCTGGCGATGTCCTCGGGCAGGGTCTCTTCAAAACAGTTGACGTAAACGTAGTCGTTTCCGGCTCCGTGCATCTTGGTAAATTTCATCGTCGTTCTTCTATTCTCTCTGACATAAAACAGGCGCTGGTTGAACCAGGCAGACCCGAAATGAATTCTCTGCTATTCTGGCGACTTCAGCCCCAGAAAGATACTCCGCCGCAGGGGATTGTCACGGCCGGAGAACGCATCTTCGCTGCCCGGCAGGATATTTTCCAGTGTCGTGGCCATCATGTGAAACTTGGCATCCAGGTCGTCCGCGTAATGTACCAGCAGGGCTTCCGGCGTATGCGGGGCGATGGGCGAACCCCATTCCGGCAGATTCTGATGCGACACGATCACATGCTCCAGCCGCAGCAGTGTCTCCGGGCTCAAGTCCTCAAACTTCGCCGCGTGCTCCCGCACCAGATCCCGGCCGAGCAGAATGTGACCGATCAGCCTGCCTGCCGGTGTGTAACTCGACGCGTGTGGTTTGTAATCCAACTCGGTCAGCTTGCCGATGTCGTGCAGGATCGCCCCAGACACGACCAGTGATTTGTTCAGGGGAGGCTGCATTTCCTGGTAGTAGTCGCTGTATTTATCAGCCAGGTAACTGGCGGCCCGCGTGACCGAGAGCACATGCTCCAGAAACCCCCCGGTGAATGCATGATGGTTTCTGCTGGCCGCCGCGATTACTTTGATCTGGCCTGCATATTGCTCGAGAATGTCGAGCACCAGGTCGCGGAGGGGTTCTTCCGTGATCTGCTCCCGGGCAATTTCGGCCAGCTCAGCAAACATCTCCTCGCTGTCGAATCGGGAGCGTTTGAAATAGAGCCCGGGGTCGAATCCATCCTCGGCATCTTCTTCGTTCACCGGGCGAATCCGGTCAATGTCCAGTTGCGGACCGTATTTATTTTCGTCGTAGCGGGCACGCACCTTGTAGAATTCCCCCTCGGTCCAGTTGGCTTCACAGTCTTCAAACCAGGGAGTGTCGCTCCAGATCATCGCTGTCGCCACCGTCGCATTGTCCCGGAACTGAACCCGGAAATAGGGCTTGCCGTCCCGTGTGGTCGATCGTTCTCTGGAGACCAGCAGCACAAAGCTGTCTGCCATCTGCCCCGGTTCCATCTCACTGAGAAGCAACAACTGCCGTGCGGTGTTCATGGTGTCTGCCTCATTGTTTATTTCCAGAACATAATTGATATTCGCATTTTAGAGACCAGGTGTCGTAAGTGCAAAAGAAGGTGTTCACTGAACCGCCTCGATAAACGACATAAAGCTCCAGATATACGAATAAATTGCCCTTTGATCACGCTCTGTCTGAATCCCCAAAACCCTTCCAGAACAGCACTTGAAAGGAGTTCCCCTTTGCGATAAATATATTCAAGATGAATCTCGGCAGTTTGAGATGTTCTGAGGAAAATGCATCTCGGAAAACGTCTTCCCCCTGCTATAATAATGAGAGCTCAACAGCGGCAAACAGGCTCGCACTTACCCGTGGTGAAATTCATATTTTGACCTGTTTTTGCCGATAAACTCAATTCACGGGTCTAGCAACCAAACTAATTTAAATTGGAGATTATTTTCCATGGCTGTGACAATTACTGAAAATGCTTCCAAGGAACTGCAGCGTTTCAAAGAGAATTCGGACTATAGTGCAGATTCTGTGTTACGGATCGGAATCGTTTCTGGTGGTTGCAGTGGTTTCCAATATGACTTCAAATTCGTTGAACCCAACGAAATTAATGAAGAAAATGATACGATTTCCGAGCAACACGGGGTCAAGGTTGTGGTTGATAAGAAAAGCAGCCTGTTCCTCGATGGAACAACCGTCGACTATTACGAAGGCCTCGACAAACGTGGCTTCACCTTCGACAACCCGAATGCTGTCAAATCCTGTGGATGTGGCAGCAGCTTCTCTGCCTGATTGAGTTGAAACACGGGAGTATTTCCCGCCTCAATCCAGTGCACGAAAGATGAAGATTTTGCCGGGGAGCAGAGATTGCTCCCCGGTTTTCTTTGTTTCAGGGCACCGCTGGTTTACATTGACAGTCAAGCAACCAGCGGCTCGCTGCCTCCGGATCAGACACGGACAGTTAAGCTTTCCCTCGATTTCCAGCTGAGGCAATGTCCTGCGAGCCTGTCTGCGGCTTCCCACCGGAGTCCCCGGTCGCTATAACTCAGTAAGCCGGTTCTTCACTCGCGAATACCGGCACCATTATCCTGTAGAAGACAATCAACACGAAGGAAGAGATCACAATGAAACTGGAAGGGCGAAATGCGCTCGTGACGGGATCCTCCCGGGGAATCGGTCGAGGATGTGCGATTGAAATGGCTAAAGCCGGCGCCAATGTAGCGATCAACTATCGCTCTCATCCCGAAGAAGCGGAAGAGGCCGCAGAAGAAGCGCGTTCATACGGCGTGAAAGCCATCACCATCCAGGCCGATGTCTCAGATCAGGCTTCAGTAGAGGCGGCCGTCGCTAAAGTCGTCGAAGAGTTTGGCAGCCTGGACCTGTTCGTTTCCAACTCCGCCTACAGCGATCGCGAGCTGATTCTGGAAGCAGACATGGAAGGCTTCAAACGGACCATCGATGTCACCATGTGGGGGGCCTTCTTTGGTGTTCGCGCTGCTGCCACCCAGATGACCAAACAGGGTTCCGGCGGGTCGATCGTCGTCATCAGTTCCCCGCACGCGGTCATCGCGATTCCGACCTCTGCTGCCTACAACATGGCGAAAGCGGCCATCGATCACATGGCTCGGACTGCGGCCATCGAATTTGCCCCGCATCGCATCCGCGTGAACACCGTCCATCCCGGCTGGATTGACACCCCCGGCGAGCGTAAATTCTTCACAGATGAGCAGTTGCAGGCCGGTGCAGAAAACATCCCCTGGAAACGGCTGGGGACGCCGAACGAAGTCGGTAAACTGGTGACCTTCCTCTCCAGTCCGGATGCAGACTACATGACCGGCGGAACAACCACGATTGACGGTGGAATCAGTCTCCCCTGGTGGTCCAATCGGGCCGAGGGTGCCCAGTAAGACGGACTGCAGATCCCTTACAAGGACCAGACGCGTCAACTCTTGTAAAGACAATGATTTGAGGTTGCTCTGGTCCTATCTTTCCTGATCAGATACACTACATAATCCCGCCTGACACAGAATCACGACGTGGATGAATCCAGAGCGCTCTTCTGAATTCCTGAAGTTAAGACTAAGATTCTCTAGCCGGACACGAATAGCCCAAACCCAGATTTGACCAGGGAACTGCCTGAGGACCCCATAATGGCTGACAGTCAAAATCAAATTGAATTAAAAAATCCGGCTGTCGCCGCAGTTCTGGCATTTCTGATTCCCGGTGCAGGTCATTTTTACCAGGGACGTACCTTCAAAGGAGCGATTTACTGCTTCTGTATTCTCAGTACGTTTTTCTGTGGAATGGCACTGGGCGACTGGAAGACCGTCTATTATCAGTCCTGGCAGGGAAAGCGGAACCTGGGATATTTTGCACAGGTTGGCGTCGGACTGCCTGCCCTGCCCGCCCTGGTTCAAAACTCCCGGTTCAATAAGCAATCCGCCCCCAGCAACCTTTCCCAAAATGATCTCGATGCCAGTTATTTTCAGTCGCAGCCTTACCAGATGGATCTGCCTCTGGAATCCCCGTTCCAGGGGACCCTGCTGGACCGGGGCGATAACGGCCAAAACATCAGTGGCCAGTTACAGGGAACAATCCGACTCAAATCGATCTCCGGTGAGTTTGGCCCTGAGGTCACTGGATCGTTCGAGGGGACGCTGGACGGCCAGCCGATCGAGCCCTTAGAACTCGCCGATCCTGTGGGCATCGGCTTACCGCTGGGGGGCAATCAGAGGCGCGGCCTGGAATGCGCCGTGGTGCGGGAAGTGAGTGGACGTCGGACTGACACCGGACATATCGAAGGCACCATTCCACGACCGTTCCTGAACTGGTTTGAAATGCCTCTGAGCGATCGTGAGCTGGATGATATCAACAAGGAACTGGGCAAACGGTATGAATTCGCCGTCGTATTCACCTGGATCGCAGGCCTCCTGAACCTGCTGGCAATCTGGGATGCCTTTGAAGGTCCTGCCTATGGTCGGGGAGATGAAGAAGAAGAAACGGGCACACCAGCTCCGGATAAAGAAGCGGCTCCTACAAAAACCTGATAAACCCATACTACCTATTCACCCCGTTTTAAGATAAATTGGTAAAGGCGCAGAACTATGTCTGTATCACTCCTGTTCGCGAACCAGGTTAATGCGATTGTTTACCTGATTCCTCTGTTGGCAGTGATCAGTCTGGTTTATAATGCGACCCGGTATGAGATTCCTGAAATCATTATCAAACGATCCATTCGTTTTTTCTTTACCGCCATCATCATCATGGGGGCCTTGATGACACTGCTGGCAGTACTTTCGTGGAATCTCTGAACAATCTGGCACTGGAAGCCATATCAAGTTTCGTGAACCCGCCAAATCTGATTTCGACTTCTAAAAAAAACACCTTCATTTCTACAGATACAATTGCACTTTCAACTATTGTTGAGCATACTCAGACGATTGCGGGGTTATGGATTCCCTTTCTGCAATAGTTAGGTTGGGATTACTTTATGCAGATTAATGGACTAGCACTTACGGACATTGTAGATCTGGCAGATCATGCGGATCTGTTCGAGTTACTGGACAATGAAAGTGTCTACACCCTCTCGCACCAGGGAGTGACGGCCGGTTTTTCAAGCGTCAAGGCCATCAGCAGATCTACGGGCATCGAGACACGCCGACTACTCCAGCCCGATCTCTCACCTCTGGACATCGCTGTCGCCATCGCCGAAAAACTGCAGTTCCGCGTTGGATTTGACTGGAACGACTGCCCCGCGATTCTGTTCTGCCACTCACACACGAACAACCAGTCCGCCCGGCAGCTCTGCGATCAGCTTTCCGAAAAACTGGGCGTCCCTGCAGAACGATTCATTGCATTCAATTACGGCTGTGTCGGTTTTGTGCATCTCCTGAATCGCGCTGCCCAGCTGCTGCAGGAACTTCCCGCAGGCGTGCACGTCCCGCTGCTGACAGTTGAAACCCCCGAACACTGGCACGACTCTTCCGACAAAGCATTCTGCGGCATTGTTTCTGCGGGGGCCACCGGGACCACACTCTGGCGTGGACCGGGGCATGAACTGCTGCATGTGGAAACGTCTGTAGAATATATTCCCGAAGAGCGTCGCAAACCCGACGTTCCCATGTTCTGGACCGAGCAGGGGGATATGTTCGATTTCCGTGGTCAGCCGGAACACAAACTGGTGATGCACATGGACGGGGAATCGGTCTTTCTGAACGGTGTGGATTTCATGCTGGACGCCTGCCTGAAATCATACCGCGAAGTCGCAGATGAACCTGGCCGCATCCTGATTGCACCGCATCAGCCCAGTGGTAAACTGCTCAAAGCCATGATTGCTGCCGCGAAGCAGGTGCCCATCGAAGCTGACTTTCTCAACAACCTGCCCAACTACGGCAATTCGATCTC contains:
- a CDS encoding HesB/IscA family protein; translation: MAVTITENASKELQRFKENSDYSADSVLRIGIVSGGCSGFQYDFKFVEPNEINEENDTISEQHGVKVVVDKKSSLFLDGTTVDYYEGLDKRGFTFDNPNAVKSCGCGSSFSA
- a CDS encoding amidohydrolase — its product is MSISKQELVERSQVILAHAWMVRTFIKHCDEAEDYPELMGITRAVFDASRALETRVDDPDAYLKMLKKKISKLRKATDQFALDAPEASLHTNFEQAVISMKGCTQALEALLADVEE
- the lepA gene encoding translation elongation factor 4, which translates into the protein MATEPRLIRNFSIVAHIDHGKSTLADQLLLKTGAITEREFKNQILDDLQIEQERGITVKARTVVIHHKYKGETYELNLIDTPGHVDFHYEVSRSLAACEGALLLVDAFQGVQAQTVANAYACINADLTIIPVVNKIDLPVTRIDEVLEEVESVVGLDPEEALKVSAKSGIGIEEVLDAIVERIDPPQGSPDAPLQALVFDSKYDHYRGVVTYVRVVQGTIEKGKTVVLMRGGTKLDIIEIGQFTPHMKAVKSLGPGQVGYLVSGAKELSLVHVGDTIADPKNLPAAPLPGYQTPQQMVFCGMYPIEATDFEKLREELQKLSLNDASFSFVPETSDALGFGFRCGFLGMLHMEIIQQRLEQEFNIDLLQTAPNVTYEIKERSGEVVHIDNPQDVPDASRIDEFREPIALVNFILPSENIGTIMQLCSDRRGIYKNTEYLGTNRAQLVYELPLAEIVYDMYDRLKSATKGYGTMDYDIIGYRPADLVKMDILVKGERVDALSTIVHRSQSERRGRALAKRLKEEISKHQFEIPIQAAIGGKIIARETIKALRKNVTAKCYGGDITRKRKLWEKQKEGKKRLKQFGQVEIPQKAFLAVLDATKEE
- a CDS encoding DUF6677 family protein; its protein translation is MADSQNQIELKNPAVAAVLAFLIPGAGHFYQGRTFKGAIYCFCILSTFFCGMALGDWKTVYYQSWQGKRNLGYFAQVGVGLPALPALVQNSRFNKQSAPSNLSQNDLDASYFQSQPYQMDLPLESPFQGTLLDRGDNGQNISGQLQGTIRLKSISGEFGPEVTGSFEGTLDGQPIEPLELADPVGIGLPLGGNQRRGLECAVVREVSGRRTDTGHIEGTIPRPFLNWFEMPLSDRELDDINKELGKRYEFAVVFTWIAGLLNLLAIWDAFEGPAYGRGDEEEETGTPAPDKEAAPTKT
- a CDS encoding 3'-5' exoribonuclease YhaM family protein, coding for MNTARQLLLLSEMEPGQMADSFVLLVSRERSTTRDGKPYFRVQFRDNATVATAMIWSDTPWFEDCEANWTEGEFYKVRARYDENKYGPQLDIDRIRPVNEEDAEDGFDPGLYFKRSRFDSEEMFAELAEIAREQITEEPLRDLVLDILEQYAGQIKVIAAASRNHHAFTGGFLEHVLSVTRAASYLADKYSDYYQEMQPPLNKSLVVSGAILHDIGKLTELDYKPHASSYTPAGRLIGHILLGRDLVREHAAKFEDLSPETLLRLEHVIVSHQNLPEWGSPIAPHTPEALLVHYADDLDAKFHMMATTLENILPGSEDAFSGRDNPLRRSIFLGLKSPE
- a CDS encoding SDR family NAD(P)-dependent oxidoreductase; translation: MKLEGRNALVTGSSRGIGRGCAIEMAKAGANVAINYRSHPEEAEEAAEEARSYGVKAITIQADVSDQASVEAAVAKVVEEFGSLDLFVSNSAYSDRELILEADMEGFKRTIDVTMWGAFFGVRAAATQMTKQGSGGSIVVISSPHAVIAIPTSAAYNMAKAAIDHMARTAAIEFAPHRIRVNTVHPGWIDTPGERKFFTDEQLQAGAENIPWKRLGTPNEVGKLVTFLSSPDADYMTGGTTTIDGGISLPWWSNRAEGAQ
- a CDS encoding beta-ketoacyl-[acyl-carrier-protein] synthase family protein yields the protein MQINGLALTDIVDLADHADLFELLDNESVYTLSHQGVTAGFSSVKAISRSTGIETRRLLQPDLSPLDIAVAIAEKLQFRVGFDWNDCPAILFCHSHTNNQSARQLCDQLSEKLGVPAERFIAFNYGCVGFVHLLNRAAQLLQELPAGVHVPLLTVETPEHWHDSSDKAFCGIVSAGATGTTLWRGPGHELLHVETSVEYIPEERRKPDVPMFWTEQGDMFDFRGQPEHKLVMHMDGESVFLNGVDFMLDACLKSYREVADEPGRILIAPHQPSGKLLKAMIAAAKQVPIEADFLNNLPNYGNSISSTIPTILARLEEVVSQNGYEPVEPGDLILLPAAGICMDRLTDSMCIGRAAIRWQPGRYHDEG
- a CDS encoding DUF2752 domain-containing protein, with amino-acid sequence MSALRELHPGIRIGWKLRLLLVGWSLFLIGGFCVAIRIQPDPRGFGSHQQLGFSPCVIRNQLSIPCPSCGMTTSFSHFVRGQLRQSAQANTSGLVLALVCLAMIPWSWISVYHRRLWLVSNPEICLLWLVCGLVSITVMEWALRLTF
- the dapF gene encoding diaminopimelate epimerase, which gives rise to MKFTKMHGAGNDYVYVNCFEETLPEDIASLAVAVSDRHKGIGSDGLILICPSEKADARMRMFNADGSESEMCGNGVRCVAKYVYDHGIAKQQTLKIETGAGVLHLDLELAGSRVSQVRVNMGKPILNSAEIPTLLPGDPPVDAELELGDQSLKVTCVSMGNPHCITFVDELNDHWVHGVGPKVEVHPMFPNRVNAEFIEVVSPAELKMRVWERGSGETQACGTGACASAVAGVLTGRSERNVLIHLPGGDLRLEWADSDEVFMTGPAVEVYQGVWTGP